One Nocardia farcinica genomic region harbors:
- the lspA gene encoding signal peptidase II has translation MMIGVNDDQRPPLRLRTLLIIAFCLYALDLLTKCLAVALIDPGEPVPVIGDFARLALVRNPGAAFSMATGMTWLLTLIATAVVIGVIRIGRTLRSLWWAIGLGMVLGGALGNLTDRLFRSPGPLQGHVVDFVAVGDFPVFNVADSAIVCGATLLVVATVFGFEPDGTRVGRDDENDDAANEDGTDTATAGEDGTAPEPDRPSPPPTDSERKGSESKGEENAA, from the coding sequence ATGATGATCGGCGTGAATGACGACCAGCGGCCGCCGCTGCGCCTGCGCACCCTGCTGATCATCGCGTTCTGTCTGTACGCGCTGGATCTGCTCACCAAGTGCCTCGCCGTCGCACTGATCGACCCGGGCGAGCCGGTGCCCGTCATCGGTGATTTCGCCCGGTTGGCGCTGGTGCGCAATCCGGGCGCGGCCTTCTCGATGGCCACCGGGATGACCTGGTTGCTGACGCTGATCGCCACCGCGGTGGTGATCGGGGTGATCCGCATCGGCCGCACGCTGCGCTCGCTGTGGTGGGCGATCGGCCTCGGCATGGTGCTCGGCGGCGCGCTGGGCAACCTGACCGACCGGCTGTTCCGCTCCCCCGGCCCGCTGCAGGGGCACGTGGTCGATTTCGTCGCCGTCGGCGATTTCCCGGTCTTCAACGTCGCCGACTCCGCGATCGTGTGCGGCGCCACGCTGCTGGTGGTGGCCACGGTGTTCGGATTCGAGCCGGACGGGACGCGGGTCGGCCGTGACGACGAGAACGATGACGCCGCGAACGAGGACGGCACCGACACCGCCACCGCGGGCGAGGACGGCACCGCCCCCGAACCCGACCGGCCGAGCCCGCCGCCCACCGATTCCGAGCGCAAGGGATCCGAGAGCAAGGGAGAGGAGAACGCCGCGTGA
- a CDS encoding DUF485 domain-containing protein has protein sequence MTSTDLDGTAPQRTPSAEEFAQVQASPQFQELRNRLRRFVFPMTAVFLLWYVGYVLLGAYAHDFMATKVFGNINVGLLLGLGQFLTTFAITAAYVRFANRELDPRAAAIREQLEGVRA, from the coding sequence ATGACCAGTACCGACCTCGACGGCACCGCGCCACAGCGCACGCCGAGCGCCGAGGAGTTCGCCCAGGTACAGGCGAGCCCGCAATTCCAGGAGTTGCGTAACCGACTGCGCCGCTTCGTCTTCCCGATGACCGCGGTGTTCCTGCTCTGGTACGTCGGCTACGTGTTGCTCGGCGCCTACGCGCACGACTTCATGGCCACCAAGGTGTTCGGGAACATCAATGTCGGCCTGCTGCTCGGTCTCGGGCAGTTCCTGACCACGTTCGCCATCACCGCCGCCTACGTGCGCTTCGCCAACCGCGAGCTGGACCCGCGCGCGGCCGCCATCCGTGAGCAGCTGGAAGGGGTGCGCGCGTGA
- a CDS encoding VOC family protein — MSDVKPVPDGYPAVSPGLAIDGAAAAIDFYKQVLGATERMRMPRPDGKIAHCELLVGESVIMLGDPAPDMGFFDPKAVGGTPVNLHVYVRDVDEAFRQAMEAGAKEIAPVGNQFYGDRTGSFEDPWGHRWTVATHVEDVPPDEMDRRMAELFGES; from the coding sequence ATGTCCGATGTCAAACCCGTACCCGACGGATACCCGGCGGTGTCGCCGGGACTGGCGATCGACGGCGCGGCGGCCGCGATCGACTTCTACAAACAGGTGCTCGGCGCGACGGAGCGCATGCGCATGCCGCGCCCCGACGGCAAGATCGCCCACTGCGAACTGCTGGTCGGGGAATCGGTGATCATGCTCGGTGACCCGGCCCCGGACATGGGGTTCTTCGACCCGAAAGCGGTCGGCGGGACACCGGTGAACCTGCACGTCTACGTCCGCGACGTCGACGAGGCGTTCCGCCAGGCGATGGAGGCGGGCGCCAAGGAGATCGCCCCGGTCGGCAATCAGTTCTACGGCGACCGCACCGGCTCCTTCGAGGACCCGTGGGGACACCGCTGGACGGTCGCCACCCATGTCGAGGACGTCCCACCCGACGAGATGGACCGGCGCATGGCCGAACTGTTCGGCGAATCCTGA
- a CDS encoding LytR/AlgR family response regulator transcription factor codes for MTQHTGAAAALRVLAVDDEKPALDELVYLLRTRPEIGEIHAAADATSALRLLRTHAVDAVFLDINMPGLDGMELAGILSEFANPPAVVFVTAHDDRAVSAFDLGAVDYLLKPLREARLAEAVRRISQARATPAQAAAPRQDPNEVIPVELGGVTTLVHRSTVSWVEADGDYARLHTAAGSHLVRIPLSALESRWENAGFLRVHRSYLVALRLVTGLRTVGNGTVVCLRGEGDAAAVELPVSRRQVRELKQRLVHGPRQTWTQR; via the coding sequence GTGACGCAGCACACCGGTGCGGCGGCCGCCCTGCGCGTGCTCGCCGTGGACGACGAGAAGCCCGCTCTGGACGAGCTGGTGTACCTGCTGCGCACCCGGCCCGAGATCGGCGAGATCCATGCCGCCGCCGACGCCACCAGCGCGCTGCGGCTGCTGCGCACCCACGCCGTCGACGCGGTCTTCCTCGACATCAACATGCCGGGGCTGGACGGCATGGAGCTGGCGGGCATCCTCTCGGAGTTCGCCAACCCGCCCGCGGTGGTGTTCGTGACCGCGCACGACGACCGCGCGGTGAGCGCCTTCGACCTGGGCGCGGTGGACTATCTGCTCAAGCCGTTGCGGGAGGCGCGGCTGGCCGAGGCCGTGCGCCGGATCAGCCAGGCGCGCGCCACCCCCGCGCAGGCGGCCGCGCCCCGCCAGGATCCCAACGAGGTGATCCCGGTGGAACTGGGCGGTGTCACCACGCTGGTGCACCGCAGCACGGTCAGCTGGGTGGAGGCCGACGGCGACTACGCCCGGTTGCACACCGCGGCCGGTTCCCACCTGGTGCGCATCCCGCTCTCCGCCCTCGAATCCCGCTGGGAGAATGCCGGATTCCTGCGCGTGCACCGCTCGTATCTGGTGGCGCTGCGGCTGGTGACCGGCCTGCGCACGGTCGGCAACGGCACGGTGGTGTGCCTGCGCGGCGAGGGGGACGCGGCGGCGGTGGAGCTGCCGGTGAGCAGGCGGCAGGTGCGCGAACTCAAGCAGCGGCTCGTGCACGGGCCGCGCCAGACCTGGACGCAGCGATGA
- a CDS encoding sodium/solute symporter, translated as MQAPALTLAALLLAALATVAIGAYGVRLTRTTSDFLVASRSVGPRWNAAAISGEYLSAASFLGVAGLIAKYGADALWYPVGFTAGYLGLLMFVAAPLRRSGAYTVPDFAEFRLGSVPLRRLAAVVVVLVCAVYLIPQFQGAGLTLRILLGVPSWVGALAVGAIVIANVVGGGMRSITLVQAFQYWLKLTAVALPALVLFGHFLGAHRDLGTAAPPVVAEQTTVEITTDVLVQVSAPQEVTIAGRLDDRPVDGAVVLAPGRHELAAGTDLTLPAGAAVPVVAGAPADDAGWLRPGGGFGEPHPTYQVYSLIIATFLGTMGLPHVLVRFYTNPDGRAARATAFAVIGLVGVFYLFPILLGVFARLWVPQLLITGASDAAVLLLPGSVLGGLGGQLIAALVAAGAIAAFLSTSSGLLVSIAGVLSTDMLRGRVRDFRLAALVAGAVPLALSLTVVSLDLSRTVGLAFAVAASTLCPLLVLGIWWRGLTAKGAAAGLTAGGLLAGTATAVSVLGGVSERVADGWLGAVLGYPAAVSVPLAFLTMIAVSKLTRGLPATQVRAVFVRMHAPERLGMGSDREPGLRTA; from the coding sequence GTGCAGGCGCCCGCGCTCACCCTGGCGGCGCTGCTGCTCGCGGCCCTCGCGACGGTGGCGATCGGCGCCTACGGTGTGCGACTGACCCGCACCACCTCCGATTTCCTGGTCGCCTCGCGCAGCGTCGGCCCGCGCTGGAACGCCGCCGCCATCTCCGGTGAATACCTTTCGGCGGCCTCGTTTCTGGGTGTGGCGGGGCTGATCGCCAAGTACGGCGCCGACGCGCTGTGGTATCCGGTGGGTTTCACCGCGGGCTATCTCGGGCTGCTGATGTTCGTGGCGGCGCCGCTGCGCCGTTCGGGCGCCTACACCGTGCCAGACTTCGCCGAATTCCGGCTCGGCTCGGTGCCGTTGCGGCGGCTGGCCGCGGTGGTCGTGGTGCTGGTCTGCGCGGTGTACCTGATCCCGCAGTTCCAGGGCGCGGGCCTGACCCTGCGCATCCTGCTCGGGGTACCGAGCTGGGTGGGCGCGCTGGCGGTGGGGGCGATCGTGATCGCCAACGTGGTCGGTGGCGGGATGCGCTCGATCACGCTGGTGCAGGCGTTCCAGTACTGGCTCAAGCTCACCGCGGTGGCGCTGCCCGCGCTGGTGCTGTTCGGTCATTTCCTCGGCGCCCACCGGGATCTGGGCACCGCGGCGCCGCCGGTGGTGGCCGAGCAGACGACGGTCGAGATCACCACCGACGTGCTGGTGCAGGTGTCCGCGCCGCAGGAGGTGACGATCGCGGGCAGGCTCGACGACCGGCCGGTGGACGGTGCGGTGGTGCTCGCCCCGGGCAGGCACGAACTGGCCGCGGGCACCGACCTGACGCTGCCCGCCGGAGCGGCCGTCCCGGTGGTCGCGGGCGCTCCCGCCGACGACGCGGGCTGGCTGCGCCCGGGCGGCGGGTTCGGTGAGCCGCATCCCACCTACCAGGTGTACTCGCTGATCATCGCGACCTTCCTGGGCACGATGGGCCTGCCGCACGTGCTGGTGCGCTTCTACACCAACCCGGACGGCCGCGCCGCCCGCGCGACCGCGTTCGCCGTGATCGGGCTGGTCGGGGTGTTCTATCTGTTCCCGATCCTGCTCGGGGTCTTCGCGCGCCTGTGGGTACCGCAGCTGCTCATCACCGGCGCCTCGGACGCGGCGGTGCTGCTGCTGCCCGGCTCGGTGCTCGGCGGGCTGGGTGGGCAGTTGATCGCGGCCCTGGTCGCCGCGGGGGCCATCGCGGCCTTCCTGTCCACCTCCTCGGGACTGCTGGTCAGCATCGCGGGCGTGCTCAGCACCGACATGCTGCGTGGGCGGGTGCGCGATTTCCGGCTGGCCGCGCTGGTGGCGGGGGCGGTACCGCTGGCGCTGTCGCTGACGGTGGTCTCCCTCGACCTGTCCCGCACGGTCGGGCTGGCGTTCGCGGTCGCGGCCTCGACGCTGTGCCCGCTGCTGGTGCTCGGCATCTGGTGGCGCGGACTCACCGCCAAGGGCGCCGCGGCGGGGTTGACGGCGGGCGGACTGCTGGCCGGAACGGCCACCGCGGTGTCGGTGCTGGGCGGGGTCTCCGAGCGGGTGGCCGACGGCTGGCTCGGCGCCGTCCTCGGCTACCCCGCGGCGGTGAGCGTGCCGCTGGCCTTCCTGACCATGATCGCGGTCAGCAAGCTCACCCGCGGGTTGCCCGCCACCCAGGTGCGCGCGGTGTTCGTCCGCATGCATGCCCCGGAGCGGCTCGGCATGGGCTCCGACCGCGAGCCGGGCCTGCGGACCGCCTGA
- the acs gene encoding acetate--CoA ligase: MTSTTDHDIPTLDSYPPSPEFVAGANADGSLYERAQADRLGFWAEQARRLYWHTPFTEVLDWSQAPVARWFADGRLNVAYNCLDRHVLDGHGDQPAILWEGEPGDTRTLTYAQLLTEVSKTANYLTELGLNTGDRVAIYLPMIPEAIIAMLACARLGLPHSVVFAGFSPAALRQRVDDAAARLIITSDGQYRRGTPTPLKTAVDEALTEPGHTVEHVLIVNRCNLDIPLTPGRDLWWHDTIAHAPTQHTAQPLPAEHPLFILYTSGTTGKPKGILHTSGGYLTQAAYTHHYVFDHKPGHDIYWCTADIGWVTGHSYIVYGPLANRATQILYEGTPNTPDEHRHFHIIEKYGVTIYYTAPTLIRTFMKWGRHIPDAHNLTSLRLLGSVGEPINPEAWRWYRHVIGRDTTPIVDTWWQTETGAIMISPLPGITHTKPGAAMTPLPGISAQVVDDDANPVTPGETEANGYLVLDQPWPAMLRGIWGDPDRYRDTYWNRYHTHGWYFAGDGAKIDTDGALWVLGRVDDVMNVSGHRISTAEVESALVAHPAVAEAAVVGATDPTTGQGIVAFVITNTTTNPHTTPDQLITDLKTQVAQEISPIARPRDIHIVPELPKTRSGKIMRRLLRDIAEGRPLGDTSTLVDPTVFEAIAKR; the protein is encoded by the coding sequence TTGACCAGCACCACCGACCACGACATCCCCACCCTCGACAGTTACCCGCCGTCGCCGGAGTTTGTTGCCGGGGCCAATGCTGATGGGTCGTTGTATGAGCGGGCGCAGGCTGATCGGTTGGGGTTCTGGGCCGAGCAGGCCCGCCGCTTGTACTGGCACACCCCCTTCACCGAGGTGCTGGACTGGTCCCAGGCGCCGGTGGCGCGCTGGTTCGCCGACGGCCGACTCAACGTCGCCTACAACTGCCTGGACCGCCACGTCCTCGACGGCCACGGCGACCAACCGGCCATCCTGTGGGAAGGCGAACCCGGCGACACCCGCACCCTGACCTACGCCCAACTGCTCACCGAGGTCTCCAAAACCGCCAACTACCTCACCGAACTGGGCCTGAACACCGGCGACCGCGTCGCGATCTACCTGCCGATGATCCCCGAAGCCATCATCGCCATGCTCGCCTGCGCCCGCCTGGGCCTGCCCCACTCGGTCGTCTTCGCCGGCTTCTCCCCCGCCGCCCTGCGCCAACGCGTCGACGACGCCGCCGCCCGCCTGATCATCACCAGCGACGGCCAATACCGCCGCGGCACCCCCACCCCCCTCAAAACCGCCGTCGACGAAGCCCTCACCGAACCCGGCCACACCGTCGAACACGTCCTGATCGTCAACCGCTGCAACCTCGACATCCCCCTCACCCCCGGCCGCGACCTGTGGTGGCACGACACCATCGCCCACGCCCCCACCCAACACACCGCCCAACCCCTACCCGCCGAACACCCCCTGTTCATCCTCTACACCTCCGGCACCACCGGAAAACCCAAAGGCATCCTGCACACCAGCGGCGGCTACCTCACCCAAGCCGCCTACACCCACCACTACGTCTTCGACCACAAACCCGGCCACGACATCTACTGGTGCACCGCCGACATCGGCTGGGTCACCGGCCACTCCTACATCGTCTACGGCCCCCTGGCCAACCGCGCCACCCAAATCCTCTACGAAGGCACCCCCAACACCCCCGACGAACACCGCCACTTCCACATCATCGAAAAATACGGCGTCACCATCTACTACACCGCCCCCACCCTCATCCGCACCTTCATGAAATGGGGCCGCCACATCCCCGACGCCCACAACCTGACCAGCCTGCGCCTACTCGGCTCGGTCGGCGAACCCATCAACCCCGAAGCCTGGCGCTGGTACCGCCACGTCATCGGCCGCGACACCACCCCCATCGTCGACACCTGGTGGCAAACCGAAACCGGCGCCATCATGATCTCCCCCCTCCCCGGCATCACCCACACCAAACCCGGCGCCGCCATGACCCCCCTACCCGGCATCAGCGCCCAAGTCGTCGACGACGACGCCAACCCCGTCACCCCAGGCGAAACCGAAGCCAACGGCTACCTCGTCCTCGACCAACCCTGGCCCGCCATGCTCCGCGGCATCTGGGGCGACCCCGACCGCTACCGCGACACCTACTGGAACCGCTACCACACCCACGGCTGGTACTTCGCCGGCGACGGCGCCAAAATCGACACCGACGGCGCCCTCTGGGTCCTCGGCCGCGTCGACGACGTCATGAACGTCTCCGGCCACCGCATCTCCACCGCCGAAGTCGAATCCGCCCTCGTCGCCCACCCCGCCGTCGCCGAAGCCGCCGTCGTCGGCGCCACCGACCCCACCACCGGCCAAGGCATCGTCGCCTTCGTCATCACCAACACCACCACCAACCCCCACACCACCCCCGACCAACTCATCACCGACCTCAAAACCCAAGTCGCCCAAGAAATCAGCCCCATCGCCCGCCCCCGCGACATCCACATCGTCCCCGAACTCCCCAAAACCCGCAGCGGCAAAATCATGCGCCGACTCCTCCGCGACATCGCCGAAGGCCGCCCCCTCGGCGACACCAGCACCCTCGTCGACCCCACCGTCTTCGAAGCGATCGCCAAGCGCTGA
- a CDS encoding RluA family pseudouridine synthase yields MRETRAMPVPDGLDGMRVDAGLSRLLGLSRTAVAALTAEGSVQLDGVPAGKSDRLTAGAWLEVEFPEPKRELTVEAAPVEGMKILYADDDIVAVDTPVGVAAHTGVGWSGPTVVGGLAAAGYRISTSGAHERQGIVHRLDVGTSGVMVVAQSEHAYTVLKRAFKQRTVSKRYHALVQGHPDPSSGTIDAPIGRARGNDWKFAVTADGRPSVTHYDTIEAFQAASLLDIHLETGRTHQIRVHFSAIRHPCCGDLTYGADPRLAERLGLQRQWLHARTLGFHHPADGRWLEITSEYPDDLRHALDVLRDA; encoded by the coding sequence GTGAGAGAGACCAGAGCCATGCCGGTCCCCGACGGACTCGACGGGATGCGGGTGGACGCCGGGTTGTCCCGGCTGCTCGGGCTCTCCCGCACCGCGGTCGCGGCGCTGACCGCCGAGGGCTCGGTGCAGTTGGACGGTGTGCCCGCGGGCAAGTCCGACCGGCTCACCGCGGGTGCCTGGCTCGAGGTCGAGTTCCCCGAGCCCAAACGCGAGCTGACCGTGGAGGCCGCGCCGGTGGAGGGGATGAAGATCCTCTACGCCGACGACGACATCGTCGCCGTCGACACGCCGGTCGGGGTGGCCGCGCACACCGGCGTCGGCTGGTCCGGGCCGACCGTGGTGGGCGGGCTGGCGGCGGCGGGGTACCGCATCTCCACCTCCGGTGCGCACGAACGCCAGGGCATCGTGCACCGGCTCGACGTCGGCACCTCCGGGGTGATGGTGGTCGCCCAGTCCGAGCACGCCTACACCGTGCTCAAGCGCGCGTTCAAGCAGCGCACCGTGTCCAAGCGGTACCACGCGCTGGTGCAGGGCCATCCCGACCCCAGCAGCGGCACCATCGACGCGCCGATCGGCCGCGCCCGCGGCAACGACTGGAAGTTCGCGGTGACCGCCGACGGCCGCCCGAGCGTCACGCATTACGACACGATCGAGGCCTTCCAGGCCGCCAGCCTGCTCGACATCCACCTCGAGACCGGCCGCACGCACCAGATCCGGGTGCACTTCTCGGCCATCCGCCACCCCTGCTGCGGTGATCTCACCTACGGCGCCGACCCGCGCCTGGCCGAACGGCTCGGCCTGCAACGGCAGTGGCTGCACGCGCGCACACTCGGCTTCCACCACCCGGCCGACGGGCGCTGGCTCGAGATCACCAGCGAGTACCCGGACGATCTGCGTCATGCCTTGGACGTGCTGCGCGATGCGTGA
- a CDS encoding PhzF family phenazine biosynthesis protein — protein sequence MEVLLHQIDAFADAPFSGNPAAVMPLLSWLPDELLQNLAEENNLAETAFYTSQLPPEAVAPPPDRPVFHLRWFTPRAEVDMCGHATLAAAAQILADIHPGEDRVSFFTRSGWLHVDRTDDDEFVLDLPAVTSVEIDPDPALVAALGVRPARAYTGTDEVLVVESEREVRQVNPLFGSFPPLARAVIVTAPGEQVDFVSRVFAPAVGIPEDPVTGSAHAQLVPLWAARLGGTNFVARQLSRRGGTLRCELVGDRVLLLGRCRRYLDGVVTLPE from the coding sequence ATGGAGGTCCTGCTGCACCAGATCGACGCGTTCGCCGACGCACCGTTCTCCGGCAACCCGGCCGCGGTCATGCCGCTGCTGTCCTGGTTGCCCGACGAGCTGCTGCAAAACCTGGCCGAGGAGAACAACCTCGCCGAAACCGCCTTCTACACCTCGCAATTACCGCCCGAGGCGGTCGCACCGCCGCCGGATCGGCCGGTGTTCCACCTGCGCTGGTTCACCCCGCGCGCCGAGGTGGACATGTGCGGGCACGCGACACTCGCCGCGGCGGCGCAGATCCTCGCGGACATCCACCCCGGCGAGGACCGGGTCAGCTTCTTCACCCGCAGCGGCTGGCTGCACGTCGACCGCACCGACGACGACGAGTTCGTGCTCGACCTGCCCGCGGTGACCTCCGTCGAGATCGACCCCGACCCCGCCCTCGTCGCCGCGCTCGGCGTCCGTCCCGCGCGCGCATACACCGGCACCGACGAGGTGCTCGTCGTCGAGTCGGAACGTGAAGTGCGGCAGGTGAATCCGCTGTTCGGTTCGTTTCCGCCGCTGGCGCGCGCGGTGATCGTCACCGCGCCGGGCGAGCAGGTCGATTTCGTCTCGCGGGTGTTCGCGCCCGCGGTCGGCATCCCGGAGGACCCGGTCACCGGATCGGCGCACGCGCAACTGGTCCCGCTGTGGGCGGCGCGCCTGGGCGGCACGAATTTCGTGGCGCGCCAGCTCTCCCGGCGCGGCGGCACACTGCGCTGCGAGCTCGTCGGGGACCGGGTGCTGCTGCTGGGGCGCTGCCGCCGGTACCTGGACGGTGTGGTGACACTGCCGGAATGA